Sequence from the Argopecten irradians isolate NY chromosome 12, Ai_NY, whole genome shotgun sequence genome:
TTTGCGTTGGGTTTGCGTTAGGGTGATGTTTTTGCATTGATTTTTTGTTAGGGAAAATTTCTTTTTGCGTTTGCGTCAGGGTGATGTTTTGGCTTGAGTTTGCGTAAGCCTGGAAACATTAAACGGTATCTGGTCAAATACACttagaaatatgattttatgaTAATGAGAAGAATATACTTTATTTACAGAGTTTAAGGTTTTcgtgtgtattattttgtattaatatacctctactttatttacactatataaaagATACTTTGTTAAATTTACTAGCTCCCTGCTTTTTCCAAAAACCTCTCTCAGCTGTGTGTTAGTCATCGAACTAGCACACCCATGGAAGCTAGCACACCCTTGCACTCGGGTATTTCCGTTTAACCAATCACATTTGAGGTGGGCGGGActtgtttccgatcacgccatcagttgctaggtgacgtaacaattggacggagctagtttccgatcacgccatctccGTTGACGTACTCGGACGACGTTAGTATCGATCGGAAACTGTTACCGATCACGTCGTCATGTTTATCTTGTGAGTGGcttgtgaaaaaatgtaatggggtcagaggacaataccttttacatgtacgtacagttgttatgtatatatttaggctacctgtaagtggttaacgtctcggaattgcaacaatatttatatacaaatttagtATTATGCCTACAGTAGTggtataaatgttgaaatatggAGAAATCATAgcgtatgaaagaaatatatttttagtcttatcatagcttttgtatgtatcggtatattaaaacagttaaagtatgggattgagtgatatatcaagtttccggtttccctcgaacttgcctatttccctcggctccgcctcgggaaatagacaagtctcgggaaaccagaaacttgctatatccctcaaccacatactttaactgtataaaAGCTAATGAGAGGGGGAAATCACGCCCTTGGATAAGATGAGCCTAATGAATAAAATGGTAAGACTGGCATACTGAATTTACCCTAATGTCAAAAATACAATAACTTTCCTCCAAATTTTGTGACTATCCTACTACATTGTCAggacatttacattttatgtcACAGCTAGTTTGGCTCTGAATTATTTCGGAAATGATGTACCTGGTGGTTACAACATATCTTTGTTGCCCCAAATATTTAGTTATAATAATTGTGAGATATTGATCAATTGATGACGTGATGGCAACATGTTAATCTTGACAGCTTTGGCCAGTTAGCAAATGGTTCAATACATGTATGGGGAAACTTATAGAACCATCAACCAACTCGTTAAAGGCTTTCACGCAATACAATCTCACACAAATAAGCTATCTTTCTTTAAACGGGGGATGGAGTTTTTCAGTGTAATTTCTCCTATTTCTTGATTGAAATTTCTAGATAAAGAACAACAATAACTGTTTACTGTTGAAATAATCGTACAGGGCATTCTAAACTTAACTAAGTCGTTATTGACGAAAGACTTAGTTGCATATCACTTGATCGGTTTAATGTCTGTCGGTAGGTTAGCGCGGGAAACATctgtttgatattgatatttaacGATATCACCTTTTATTCTTTAGGATATGGATAAAACCATTCAAAAATTGGCCAATGTAATGTAATCTCAATGGCATTGAAAACTATAAGCaaatttcatgtattttaaAGCATCAGCAAGGAATTTACTGAATGTCATACTTACCGAgtgttatatacaatattttgtgattcCGGAGAAGAATATCCCCATCCTTCATATATAcatggaggggggggggggtatttttctctcatacctcaacGGTTTTATCGTAATTTTACAGCTACGATGTTCCGCCATTTTAagataaattcgaaaaaaacgCGTTTCCAAGTCTTTTTTTCATGCATGAAAATTTCGGAACATTTTCAACCCAAATCTCGGCTTTTGCATACTTTAAGTAAAACCAGCCTAGTTTCTTTAGCAATATTAAAATTGTACCGATAAAATAGTAATGTATTTGACGCTGAGCCGTCGCGGTGTTGTATTGCATGGAAAGCAATGCAATACAGCCTCCGGCGACATGATTGTATTGTCCCAGACCAGCCAGTATTGCATGTGTAGGTAGGAGAGAAAAAAAGTTATCCAAAGAGAAAAGTTTCGAGATTTTAGATGTCATTCCCTGGtggaaatatacatgtaatgaaattatttataactAAGTGTTGGGAGGGGCCTCCTGTTCGCTGTTGGTGACATGGAATCAGACGCGATACAACACGAGATAACAACACGCTATACTCTGTTATAAAGCActatgctatatatatacagagacTCCAAACAACCATATTAAGGTAAAGTCTGCATTTCTGTTAGTTAGTTCCAATatcagattttattttacacaCTTCATTTAATAATACCCATAAtcaatataccgtattcgacccaataagcgccgcGGGCGTTCAAAAATtgaaggaaaaaaaatgaaaaatgtgtataatgagataaaattattgcaaacccaTACAGTTTTGGTCTTTAATTACGCCCGGCCAATTAAAATGAAGGCCTCGGGCGCCTATTGGGTCGAAACCGGTAATAATATCAAAGTTAGAAGATTAGTAGAATTTAGACTTTTAGTGGacagggatctgataattagcTACAGTTTATGCAGTTATGGACCCATCAGACAGTCAACAGACCACATCTCTTATTTCATACACTTGATGTTTCATAGTTGTCATCAAGCCTAATGATGTCCCTTGGCCTACTCGAAAACGAGGAATCCATGGTTACGTGGGACAAGATGAGATGGCTCCTAAACCAATCAAAATCAAGGTATGTTTctcttatttttaaaacaaggtatttgtattgatttttttgttttattatctattttatcttttcattatttgaggggttttatttttttttcagaaggAAAATGCAAGTGCAAAAGATTTGTCTCAAGAACGAATAAGGAAAATGCAAAATATGTGTAGGAGACATAAGGCTATTTTACCTCAGAGAAATTGGAACATGTTCCTGGACGACAAACTTCATGTTGGATTTTGTCCGATTCAAAAAGTTGGATCTACGTTCTGGCGTCGTGTTCTTGAATACTGCGGTGGTCGACAAAAATATCCTTCTGTATTTGCTGTAAAGTGGTTTGACATGCAAACACCTCACATAGAAAAGTACGGGAAGAGAGCTTCGTCCCTACTTAATGATTCCCTAAAGTTCATGTTTGTGAGAAATCCGTACCAGCGGTTGTTCTCGGGCTGGGTTGACAAACTCTTTTCTCCCAATCCCCTCTACTGGGATAAAATCGGACTCACGGTTAAgaagtttttaaacaaaaacacaacagaTGTTTGCGGACACAATGTCACTTTTTCGGAAATGgtcaaatatttcattcattctGAAAGACAAAGAGTAAAAAGGGATCCACATTTCATACCAATGTATGACCACTGCAGTCCATGTCACCATGATTTTGACTTCATAGGAACTATGGAAACATTTAGTAAGGACGCCGCATATTTGCTGGAAATTATTTCGAATCGTTCACTGGTCAATATTTCGATGGACGACTTAGAAGACGCCGGGTATGATAGCCTGTTCGACCACGCTACACGTCTTTATCGGTTTGAAAGacaaacattaaaatgtgtcaGCTTTTACGAGGCAATGCAGCGAACATGGAGAAATCTGCAGATTCGCGGATATCTTGGAACGAACGTGAGTTTGCCATTCACACACGAGGAGGCGGAGTCCGTGGTGAAAGAGAAATATCTTGGCGCCCTTGTGACGGCTTATGAATCGTCTGGCAGCAAGGCTTACCGTAGGGCTAACAGACACAAAGCGTTAATTGAGGCGTATACAACTATAGATACAGCAGATTTGGAAAAACTTCGTCGTATATTCAAACCAGACTGGGTTCTGTTCGGCTATAACGACCGTCctattgaaatatttgaattgtcGCGTCATTACAAAGACTCATTCAGCTTTTTTAGAATATTCAAATAGATAAATCAACCAATCGTTAGCGCTGTTTTTCAGATATATCAATGCATTATTTAAAAGCCACGTGATTTGGTATGTTTGTAataggagcgggtcggtgtgacttgtaaatagtgttaaatacggtctctgtcattcagctgacggagcatgcttctttggctcagtcggtagagccgtagatttccacgccggagacccgtgttcaattcctggtcggggcactcgacaggaatgtgtattttccctgttcttctacatgtTTATCAATTAAATAGATTCCTAACGGTCGCATTGATTCTATTATTTACTTTCCGGTATGTATCTCATGCCTGTTGCTATCATGATTTAAGGGAGTTAGCTCGCTTGGAATATCAGACCAAAGAATACAGTTTTGTTATTGTGATTCATATTGCTACAGACGAATGACAAAGATATTCCTTACTAGCATTATTTTGCTacgtatttttttcatttaatcgTATATAATTTT
This genomic interval carries:
- the LOC138305076 gene encoding carbohydrate sulfotransferase 11-like; translation: MSFFRLRAAILTLIGCITFLIYIEIEFVIKPNDVPWPTRKRGIHGYVGQDEMAPKPIKIKKENASAKDLSQERIRKMQNMCRRHKAILPQRNWNMFLDDKLHVGFCPIQKVGSTFWRRVLEYCGGRQKYPSVFAVKWFDMQTPHIEKYGKRASSLLNDSLKFMFVRNPYQRLFSGWVDKLFSPNPLYWDKIGLTVKKFLNKNTTDVCGHNVTFSEMVKYFIHSERQRVKRDPHFIPMYDHCSPCHHDFDFIGTMETFSKDAAYLLEIISNRSLVNISMDDLEDAGYDSLFDHATRLYRFERQTLKCVSFYEAMQRTWRNLQIRGYLGTNVSLPFTHEEAESVVKEKYLGALVTAYESSGSKAYRRANRHKALIEAYTTIDTADLEKLRRIFKPDWVLFGYNDRPIEIFELSRHYKDSFSFFRIFK